Proteins from one Streptomyces cynarae genomic window:
- a CDS encoding Mu transposase C-terminal domain-containing protein, whose protein sequence is MGGTHGKSRRPVVEVGAHVVYRGQTWQVAALQGQRVYLLQEDGTEEALLLGRLFADPGFEVVGAQAPATVPQWGLFETVPLAAQQRALAWLPHIREVETGWPHPEGSREGQAMRPEYDPERWTLAQRDAAKAKELTALGFTRVTRTTVERMRHAYRKQGLWGLVDKRTVPTRGRHPTGYADERVVAAVLEALRRQRGRSKGTVKGLQVLVGQILEDTHGRGVVEMPSRSSFYRLVNALADPAERPGRPARTATAPARASSAPVVLRPGEQVQIDTTRLDIMAVLEDGSLGRPELTVAVDVATRSVLAAVLRPHSTKAVDAALLLAEMAVPHPARPTWPKSLHLSRAEVPYERMLSLDERLEGAAARPVVVPETIVVDRGKIYLSQGFVAACETLGVSVQPAPPRRPQAKAVVERTFGAINDLFCQHVAGHTGSNPQRRGLATAAEARWTIPQLQDFLDEWITCGWQNRPHDGLRHPVLPKTALTPNQMWAALITISGYVPVPLTGADYLELLPVRWQPITERGIRLDYRTYNHEVLDPHRGQRSGVASKDSKWEVHHNPHDARQIWVRLTDGKLHEIPWIHRDHVHQPFNDALWRHIQTEVEQRGDRETHEADLADALDQLLRRTRHPAGTEHNTRRRRTPRSASTAAQLPDLPGQRRLLDTETAPAPAPDWSESLDDLITVDAAADTDTSDPQGAGVLAAEAGGYGLWDAEAEAEQW, encoded by the coding sequence GTGGGCGGTACACACGGTAAGAGCCGGCGGCCGGTGGTGGAGGTCGGCGCGCACGTCGTCTACCGGGGGCAGACCTGGCAGGTCGCTGCGTTGCAGGGCCAGCGGGTCTACCTGTTGCAGGAGGACGGCACTGAAGAAGCCTTGCTGTTGGGGCGGTTGTTCGCCGATCCCGGCTTCGAAGTGGTGGGCGCGCAGGCGCCGGCCACGGTGCCGCAGTGGGGGCTGTTTGAGACCGTTCCGCTGGCGGCCCAGCAGCGGGCGCTTGCGTGGCTGCCCCACATCCGGGAGGTTGAGACCGGGTGGCCGCACCCTGAGGGCAGCCGCGAGGGGCAGGCGATGCGGCCGGAGTACGACCCGGAGCGGTGGACCCTGGCGCAGCGGGATGCGGCCAAGGCGAAGGAGCTGACCGCGCTCGGCTTCACCCGGGTGACCCGCACGACGGTCGAGCGGATGCGGCACGCCTACCGCAAGCAGGGCTTGTGGGGGCTGGTCGACAAGCGCACGGTGCCGACACGCGGCCGTCATCCGACGGGGTATGCCGACGAGCGGGTCGTGGCCGCGGTGCTGGAGGCGCTGCGGCGTCAGCGGGGCCGGTCGAAGGGGACGGTGAAGGGACTGCAGGTGCTGGTCGGGCAGATCCTGGAGGACACGCACGGGCGCGGGGTGGTGGAGATGCCGTCGCGGTCGTCGTTCTACCGGCTGGTGAACGCTCTCGCCGACCCGGCCGAGCGTCCGGGACGTCCCGCACGCACCGCCACCGCACCCGCCCGCGCCTCGTCGGCGCCGGTGGTGCTGCGGCCCGGGGAACAGGTGCAGATCGACACCACCCGCCTGGACATCATGGCCGTCCTGGAGGACGGCAGCCTGGGGCGGCCGGAGCTGACCGTCGCCGTCGACGTCGCCACCCGCTCCGTCCTGGCCGCCGTCCTGCGCCCGCACAGCACCAAAGCCGTCGACGCCGCCCTGCTGCTGGCGGAAATGGCCGTCCCCCATCCCGCCCGTCCCACCTGGCCCAAGTCACTGCATCTGTCGCGGGCCGAGGTGCCCTACGAACGGATGCTGTCGCTGGACGAACGGCTGGAGGGCGCGGCCGCCCGCCCGGTGGTCGTGCCCGAGACGATCGTCGTCGACCGCGGCAAGATCTACCTCTCGCAGGGCTTCGTCGCCGCCTGCGAGACGCTCGGGGTGAGCGTGCAGCCCGCCCCTCCGAGGCGACCGCAGGCCAAGGCTGTGGTGGAGCGGACCTTCGGCGCGATCAACGACCTGTTCTGCCAGCACGTCGCCGGCCACACCGGCTCCAACCCCCAGCGCCGCGGCTTGGCGACGGCGGCCGAGGCGCGGTGGACGATCCCGCAGCTGCAGGACTTCCTCGACGAATGGATCACCTGCGGCTGGCAGAACCGGCCCCACGACGGACTTCGCCACCCCGTCCTTCCCAAAACCGCCCTCACACCGAACCAGATGTGGGCCGCTCTGATCACCATCAGCGGCTACGTGCCCGTCCCGCTGACCGGGGCCGACTACCTCGAGCTGCTGCCGGTGCGATGGCAGCCCATCACCGAACGCGGCATCCGCCTCGACTACCGCACCTACAACCACGAAGTCCTCGACCCCCACCGCGGCCAGCGATCCGGTGTCGCCAGCAAAGACAGCAAGTGGGAGGTCCACCACAACCCCCACGACGCCCGCCAGATCTGGGTCCGCCTCACCGACGGAAAGCTCCACGAAATCCCGTGGATCCACCGCGACCACGTCCACCAGCCCTTCAACGACGCCCTCTGGCGCCATATCCAGACCGAGGTCGAACAACGCGGGGACCGCGAGACGCACGAAGCCGACCTCGCCGACGCCCTCGACCAGCTCCTGCGCCGCACCCGCCACCCCGCCGGGACCGAGCACAACACCCGCCGCCGCAGAACCCCCCGCTCCGCAAGTACGGCAGCACAGCTGCCCGATCTGCCGGGCCAGCGGCGCCTCCTCGACACGGAGACCGCACCGGCCCCGGCACCGGACTGGAGCGAGAGCCTGGACGACCTCATCACCGTTGATGCGGCGGCCGACACGGACACGAGCGACCCGCAGGGGGCGGGCGTGCTGGCTGCCGAGGCAGGCGGATACGGGCTGTGGGACGCCGAAGCGGAGGCCGAGCAATGGTGA
- a CDS encoding Helicase associated domain protein has translation MPLAGGVWRVAPLQGEMTQSFLSRVAARYGVRLRDLLAAIAEVGGLSNITGQTRLDSEVYLNRQARDRVSQLCRVPERHLRWALPAWAQEEPRKRFAAGPAAQFHHTAEKVVPWGPACPECAARSAGRAEGARLYLEPQQRVCALHRRWLMQVPGTAGRAVRLPAGGEQWVQAQRRHARLLRHSSVAVEAFEVAAAVTASWWWQAWPLEHVWPSRLRSLGSGRIDPEVWWVLARELVTYPETVALATLLADDGFRQRLIADARGHAPYRLADLPVLLSAVARCVGRPWYREQLASEVSGPLFAWAYQCVRPPRRIGHGEQAMWAVAPAHRLRPLVDELAARMSVRADGQKAEGKRRRGLNRQSDESFTVGLAHAGQYVREHGNLAVQKDTMVGSFRFGEWLHNVQTRAWALSPDRVRALMALDPWWNVPRSVQWQRSYYRARDHAAVDGPPDAAAGFAGTAVLNGEWLYLQCTHYDALHPEQQRLLADIGITAEAARTARPRRASMRARFETGLEHARAYAAEHGHLAVSGKGAVHEGYPLGCWLVAQRSKAHRAARPTERSRALAAVDPWWNPPWPLSWQRSFAQVRRLVQDGHALDAQRGFPGLEAELALWLSHQCAVYGSLQRDQQCLLTGIGITAEEAGKVPMTAEEAKAASQAAARLGGSAGLASARSFAAARGHLAVPFDYVHEDYPLGRWLVAQRSKERRHLRATGTAWPPGLHLTELDPWWNPPWPFPWQRHYQLARTLWQEGRLLLPGQHAPPGDRDEDEDPLMVWLRRQCARHNVLHPEQQNLLAGIGITAATARTVTASLTTPTPGEIGLAHALSYAAEHGNLAVTDRTRHNGHPLGSWLLRQRQRAADGRIEPSRITALNALDPHWNPPWPLAWQRAYHRARTATDSSTLTSTERRWIRTQAQLWDSLHPAQQQLLAHLSTTGPAAIPTQARTTARRYPTGGGLPHARAYATLNGHLAVSIHTHQDGFPLGRWLVQQRRKARSGQLSAHTLQELIILDPWWNPPWPFTWQRNYQLARAAHATGQPGPEGLRRWADRQITQWDRLHPHQQALLTTARITTAP, from the coding sequence ATGCCCCTGGCAGGTGGGGTGTGGCGGGTGGCACCGCTGCAAGGTGAGATGACGCAGTCGTTTCTGAGCCGGGTGGCTGCACGCTATGGCGTAAGGCTCAGGGATCTGCTGGCGGCAATCGCTGAGGTAGGCGGGCTGTCGAACATCACCGGTCAGACGCGGTTGGACAGTGAGGTGTATCTGAACCGGCAGGCTCGGGATCGGGTGTCCCAGCTGTGCCGAGTTCCGGAGCGTCATCTGCGGTGGGCGCTGCCTGCCTGGGCACAGGAGGAGCCTCGAAAGCGGTTCGCCGCAGGTCCAGCAGCGCAGTTTCATCACACTGCGGAGAAGGTTGTGCCCTGGGGGCCGGCGTGTCCTGAGTGCGCGGCGCGATCAGCCGGGCGCGCCGAGGGCGCGCGCTTGTACCTGGAGCCGCAGCAGCGGGTGTGCGCGTTGCACCGTCGGTGGCTGATGCAGGTGCCGGGCACGGCCGGCCGGGCGGTGAGGTTGCCGGCCGGGGGCGAGCAGTGGGTGCAGGCCCAGCGTCGTCATGCGAGGTTGCTGCGTCATTCCTCGGTGGCTGTGGAGGCGTTCGAGGTGGCTGCAGCGGTGACTGCCTCGTGGTGGTGGCAGGCGTGGCCGTTGGAACATGTGTGGCCCTCTCGGCTACGGAGCCTTGGCAGTGGACGGATCGATCCGGAGGTGTGGTGGGTCCTGGCGCGGGAGCTGGTGACGTACCCGGAGACGGTCGCGCTCGCCACGCTGCTGGCCGATGACGGGTTCCGGCAGCGGCTGATCGCCGACGCCCGGGGACATGCTCCGTACCGGCTGGCTGATCTGCCGGTGCTCCTCTCGGCGGTTGCGCGCTGCGTGGGGCGCCCCTGGTACAGGGAGCAGCTGGCGAGCGAGGTGTCGGGGCCTTTGTTCGCGTGGGCGTATCAGTGCGTGCGGCCGCCGCGTCGCATCGGGCACGGAGAGCAGGCGATGTGGGCGGTCGCTCCGGCGCACCGTTTGCGCCCGCTGGTTGACGAGCTCGCCGCGCGGATGTCCGTCAGGGCCGACGGGCAGAAGGCGGAGGGCAAAAGACGGCGGGGACTTAACCGCCAGTCGGATGAGTCCTTCACGGTCGGCCTGGCGCATGCGGGCCAGTACGTGCGCGAACACGGGAACCTTGCTGTTCAGAAGGACACCATGGTGGGGTCCTTCCGTTTTGGGGAATGGCTGCACAATGTGCAGACCAGGGCCTGGGCTCTGTCGCCGGATCGTGTCCGGGCGCTGATGGCCTTGGACCCTTGGTGGAACGTCCCCCGGTCGGTGCAGTGGCAGCGCTCGTACTACCGGGCACGCGATCACGCCGCCGTGGACGGTCCGCCGGATGCGGCCGCAGGGTTTGCCGGGACCGCCGTGCTGAACGGTGAGTGGCTGTATCTGCAGTGCACCCACTACGACGCTCTCCACCCCGAGCAGCAGCGTCTGCTGGCGGACATCGGCATCACAGCCGAAGCAGCCCGTACCGCCCGGCCGCGGCGGGCCAGCATGCGGGCGCGTTTCGAGACAGGATTGGAGCATGCCCGGGCCTACGCCGCCGAGCATGGCCACCTGGCGGTCTCCGGCAAGGGGGCGGTGCACGAGGGGTATCCGCTGGGGTGCTGGCTGGTGGCCCAGCGCAGTAAGGCGCACCGGGCTGCAAGGCCCACCGAGCGCTCCCGAGCGCTTGCTGCCGTGGACCCGTGGTGGAACCCGCCCTGGCCGCTGTCATGGCAGAGATCCTTCGCGCAGGTCCGTCGGCTGGTGCAGGACGGACACGCACTGGATGCGCAGCGTGGCTTTCCGGGCCTCGAAGCGGAGCTCGCACTGTGGTTGTCGCACCAGTGCGCCGTGTACGGGAGTCTGCAGCGTGATCAGCAGTGCCTGCTGACCGGTATCGGCATCACGGCTGAAGAAGCCGGCAAAGTCCCCATGACGGCAGAGGAGGCCAAGGCCGCCAGCCAGGCCGCAGCACGGCTGGGTGGCTCGGCCGGCCTGGCCAGCGCCCGGTCCTTCGCCGCGGCACGCGGGCACCTGGCGGTGCCCTTCGACTATGTGCATGAGGATTATCCGCTGGGCCGCTGGCTGGTAGCACAGCGCAGCAAGGAACGCCGCCACCTGCGGGCGACGGGAACCGCGTGGCCGCCCGGGCTGCACCTGACGGAGCTGGACCCCTGGTGGAATCCGCCCTGGCCCTTCCCGTGGCAGCGCCACTACCAGCTGGCCCGCACGCTATGGCAGGAGGGCAGGCTGCTCCTGCCCGGCCAGCACGCCCCGCCCGGCGACCGGGACGAGGATGAAGATCCGCTGATGGTGTGGTTGCGCCGGCAGTGCGCCCGGCACAATGTCCTGCACCCCGAACAGCAGAACCTCCTCGCCGGCATTGGGATCACCGCCGCCACCGCCCGCACCGTCACCGCGTCCCTCACCACTCCCACCCCAGGGGAGATCGGGCTGGCCCATGCCCTCAGCTACGCGGCCGAACACGGGAACCTGGCCGTGACCGACCGCACCCGCCACAACGGCCACCCCCTAGGAAGCTGGCTCCTGCGCCAGCGCCAACGCGCCGCCGACGGGCGCATCGAGCCCTCCCGGATCACCGCGCTCAACGCCCTTGACCCCCACTGGAACCCGCCCTGGCCCCTCGCCTGGCAACGCGCCTACCACCGGGCCCGCACCGCCACCGACAGCAGCACCCTGACCAGCACCGAACGCCGCTGGATCAGGACACAAGCACAGCTATGGGACAGCCTCCACCCCGCCCAGCAGCAACTCCTCGCCCACCTCAGCACCACCGGGCCTGCCGCCATACCCACGCAGGCCCGCACAACTGCGCGCCGCTACCCGACGGGTGGGGGCCTGCCCCACGCCCGCGCCTACGCCACCCTGAACGGGCACCTCGCGGTATCCATCCACACCCACCAGGACGGTTTTCCCCTGGGACGCTGGCTCGTGCAGCAGCGCCGCAAAGCCCGCTCAGGCCAGCTGTCCGCCCACACCCTGCAAGAACTGATCATCCTCGACCCATGGTGGAACCCACCCTGGCCCTTCACCTGGCAACGGAACTACCAGCTGGCCCGTGCCGCCCACGCCACAGGCCAGCCTGGCCCGGAGGGCTTGCGGCGCTGGGCGGACCGGCAGATCACCCAGTGGGACCGGCTCCACCCGCATCAGCAGGCGCTGCTGACCACCGCCCGCATCACTACTGCTCCGTGA
- a CDS encoding ATP-binding protein, with product MLVARLLELDAAGALTTAHVRAGAQVGGVNVRTVWRWLEAARAEGRMERRPRARLEVSDQAWEVLAQAGGNVAALHRHMKEAGGQVPSLASLYRVVRQDLEAGRVLPDRAVVRRERDEQQTRQALADLALAGPHGGGAVKTSAPPRLGPEATSGLPVGESGALAGVALPAGAQLVRTSSVRAVAEAVGQAMATQGAVCVFGDPGRGKTVAVRMALGEVPPGWKVTWVPVPVRPSVAGMRRAVFDALALPGRFPHTSALADAAVAEALGEARVLVVDEAQRLPAPCLEYLQSLWDHPGTRITLVLCGAGSERALSRLPQLASRVVAWQEVPRLDAAEVAPVVTGFHPLWRTVPSPDLTWIDQSCAHGTFRTWAALTAHLQNALLTTADASVDRGLLRRLFKRVAPPL from the coding sequence GTGCTGGTTGCGCGGCTGCTGGAGCTTGATGCGGCCGGGGCGTTGACGACGGCGCATGTGCGTGCGGGCGCCCAGGTCGGCGGAGTGAATGTGCGCACGGTGTGGCGCTGGCTGGAGGCGGCGCGGGCCGAGGGCCGCATGGAGCGCAGGCCGCGGGCCCGGCTGGAGGTCTCTGACCAGGCGTGGGAGGTGCTGGCGCAGGCGGGCGGGAACGTGGCGGCGCTGCACCGGCATATGAAGGAGGCCGGGGGCCAGGTGCCCTCGCTGGCGTCGTTGTACCGGGTGGTGCGCCAGGATTTGGAGGCCGGCAGGGTGTTGCCGGACCGCGCGGTGGTGCGGCGGGAGCGGGATGAGCAGCAAACGCGGCAGGCCCTGGCTGACCTCGCCCTGGCCGGGCCGCATGGGGGCGGCGCGGTGAAGACGTCTGCGCCACCGCGTCTCGGGCCAGAGGCGACCAGCGGCTTGCCGGTGGGGGAGAGCGGCGCGCTGGCGGGTGTGGCGTTGCCGGCGGGCGCGCAGTTGGTGCGGACGTCGTCGGTGCGGGCGGTGGCCGAGGCGGTCGGGCAGGCGATGGCGACCCAGGGCGCGGTGTGTGTGTTCGGTGACCCGGGCCGGGGCAAGACCGTCGCTGTGCGGATGGCGCTTGGCGAAGTGCCCCCGGGCTGGAAGGTGACGTGGGTACCGGTACCGGTGCGCCCGTCGGTGGCCGGCATGAGGCGGGCGGTGTTCGACGCTCTGGCGCTGCCGGGCCGCTTCCCGCACACGTCGGCGCTGGCCGACGCCGCGGTCGCGGAAGCTTTGGGTGAGGCGCGGGTGCTGGTGGTCGATGAGGCGCAGCGCCTGCCCGCGCCGTGCCTGGAGTACCTGCAGAGCCTGTGGGACCACCCCGGCACGCGGATCACGCTGGTGTTGTGCGGGGCGGGCAGCGAGCGGGCGCTGTCCCGGCTGCCGCAGCTGGCGTCGCGAGTGGTCGCGTGGCAGGAGGTTCCGCGCCTGGACGCAGCGGAAGTGGCGCCCGTGGTGACTGGCTTCCATCCGCTGTGGCGCACCGTCCCGTCCCCGGATCTGACGTGGATCGACCAGTCGTGCGCGCACGGCACGTTCCGCACGTGGGCCGCTTTGACTGCGCACCTGCAGAACGCGCTGCTCACCACTGCTGACGCATCCGTCGACCGGGGTTTGTTGAGGCGACTGTTTAAGCGGGTCGCGCCGCCGCTGTGA
- a CDS encoding ATP-binding protein, protein MTAATYQYVDLPDASVVTTRALLTARENITDTVAARAMMCIHGGAGFGKTLAVNTCLRGLEPGEDVRKITFRARPTARAVRYELFTALDLAGEPPRHPSEFDRLLKTALAERSRTFLVDEAQWPGGEAFEYFRYLWDEPSTQLAIIFVGGAGCHTVLRREPMLSSRIFIWQQFTRLTPDEVLEVIPLFHPVWADADPEDIAFADQHAAHGNFRARAQLTAHTRTALARTGRARVDQELLRWAFSRLA, encoded by the coding sequence GTGACCGCGGCCACCTACCAGTACGTCGACCTGCCCGACGCCTCCGTGGTCACCACCCGCGCCCTGCTCACTGCCCGGGAGAACATCACCGACACGGTCGCTGCCCGCGCGATGATGTGCATCCATGGCGGCGCCGGCTTCGGCAAGACCCTCGCCGTCAATACCTGCTTGCGCGGACTCGAACCCGGTGAGGACGTCCGAAAGATCACCTTCCGTGCCCGTCCCACGGCCCGCGCGGTGCGCTACGAACTGTTCACCGCGCTCGACCTGGCCGGGGAGCCACCGCGTCACCCCAGCGAGTTCGACCGTCTGCTGAAGACGGCCCTGGCCGAACGCTCCCGTACCTTCCTCGTCGACGAGGCCCAGTGGCCAGGCGGGGAGGCGTTCGAATACTTCCGCTACCTCTGGGACGAACCCTCAACCCAGCTCGCCATCATTTTCGTCGGTGGCGCGGGCTGCCACACCGTGCTGCGCCGCGAACCGATGCTCTCCTCCCGCATCTTCATCTGGCAGCAGTTCACGCGCCTCACACCCGACGAGGTCCTGGAGGTGATCCCGCTGTTCCACCCGGTCTGGGCTGACGCCGACCCCGAGGACATCGCCTTCGCCGATCAGCACGCCGCGCACGGCAACTTCCGCGCCCGGGCCCAGCTGACCGCCCACACCCGTACCGCACTGGCCCGTACGGGACGTGCCCGCGTCGACCAGGAGCTGCTGCGCTGGGCCTTCAGCCGCCTCGCCTGA
- a CDS encoding IS256 family transposase, with amino-acid sequence MLVERARSEGLQLTGQGGLLQQLTKRVLESALEGEITDHLGYEKHDPAGKNNGNSRNGTRAKTVLTDVGPVEVKVPRDTAGSFEPQIVKKRQRRLTGVDEMVLSLSAKGLTHGEISAHLAEVYGAEVSKQTVSTITDKVMEGMAEWQNRPLDRVYPVLFVDAINVKIRDGKVANRPVYVVMAVTVDGTRDILGIWAGDGGEGAKYWLHVFTELKNRGLDDVLMLVCDGLKGLPEAVETVWPRTIVQTCVVHLLRNSFRYAARQDWDKVAGALKPIYTAPSEDAATERFLEFQESWGRKYPAIVKLWSDAWAEFVPFLSFDVEIRKVICSTNAIESVNARIRRSVRARGHFPNEAAALKCIYMALMSLDPTGKGRKRWTMRWKAPLNAFQIAFEGRLTPSNN; translated from the coding sequence ATGCTGGTGGAGCGGGCCCGGTCGGAGGGGCTGCAGCTGACCGGGCAGGGTGGGCTGCTGCAGCAGCTGACCAAGCGGGTCTTGGAATCTGCCCTGGAAGGCGAGATCACCGATCACCTCGGTTATGAGAAGCATGATCCGGCAGGGAAGAACAACGGCAACAGCCGTAACGGCACCCGTGCCAAGACGGTGCTGACCGACGTCGGGCCGGTCGAGGTGAAGGTGCCGCGTGATACCGCCGGCAGCTTCGAGCCGCAGATCGTCAAAAAGCGGCAGCGGCGCCTGACCGGCGTCGATGAGATGGTGCTCTCTTTGTCCGCGAAGGGCCTTACCCACGGGGAGATATCGGCTCACCTCGCCGAGGTGTACGGCGCCGAGGTGTCCAAGCAGACCGTCTCCACCATCACCGACAAAGTGATGGAGGGCATGGCCGAGTGGCAGAACCGGCCGCTCGACCGCGTCTATCCGGTCCTGTTCGTGGACGCCATCAACGTCAAGATCAGGGACGGGAAGGTCGCGAACCGTCCGGTCTACGTCGTGATGGCGGTGACCGTGGACGGCACCCGCGACATCCTCGGCATCTGGGCCGGCGATGGCGGCGAGGGCGCCAAGTACTGGCTGCACGTGTTCACCGAGCTGAAGAACCGCGGCCTGGACGACGTGCTGATGCTGGTCTGCGACGGGCTCAAGGGCCTTCCCGAGGCCGTGGAGACCGTCTGGCCTCGCACGATTGTCCAGACGTGCGTGGTTCACCTGCTGCGGAACTCGTTCCGCTACGCCGCCCGTCAGGACTGGGACAAGGTCGCAGGGGCCCTCAAACCCATCTACACCGCACCCAGCGAGGACGCGGCCACCGAGCGGTTCCTGGAGTTCCAGGAGTCCTGGGGCCGGAAGTATCCGGCGATCGTGAAGCTGTGGTCGGACGCCTGGGCTGAGTTCGTGCCCTTCCTCTCCTTCGACGTCGAGATCCGCAAGGTCATCTGCAGCACGAACGCGATCGAGAGCGTCAACGCCCGCATCCGCAGGTCCGTCCGCGCTCGCGGACACTTCCCCAACGAAGCCGCCGCTCTCAAGTGCATCTACATGGCGCTGATGAGCCTGGACCCGACGGGGAAGGGCCGCAAGCGGTGGACCATGCGCTGGAAAGCACCCCTGAACGCGTTCCAGATCGCTTTCGAGGGCCGCCTGACTCCGAGCAACAACTGA
- a CDS encoding TnsA-like heteromeric transposase endonuclease subunit, with protein MEGHGHSKLVRQAAAGGSSAGVEAAFATVAGHVTQLPWDQAAVSVQFEDLAPVSAFPVVPGRRWGPGWWWSATTGRHVVHGSAAMRTQLMVLDRDREVTGLSARPVRLLWRDPDGRVRSWVPQLFARYADGTGLFADCPSSPAAGGDRAQRARMVLEAACARVGWSYQRLEPPPPVVAANLRWLAGYRQPRYQGPPQLRAALADAFAVPRPLADGAASVGDPLQVLPALYHALWSGCLATRLDEPLHERALICAEAERGEGVERRLSSVGGDPERG; from the coding sequence ATGGAGGGGCACGGGCACAGCAAGCTGGTGCGGCAGGCTGCCGCAGGGGGCAGCAGTGCGGGAGTCGAGGCCGCCTTCGCCACTGTTGCCGGGCATGTGACGCAGTTGCCGTGGGACCAGGCGGCGGTGTCGGTGCAGTTCGAGGACCTGGCGCCGGTATCCGCGTTTCCGGTCGTGCCGGGCCGCCGGTGGGGGCCGGGCTGGTGGTGGTCGGCGACCACCGGACGGCATGTGGTGCACGGTTCGGCAGCGATGCGCACCCAGTTGATGGTCCTGGACCGGGACCGGGAAGTGACCGGCCTGTCCGCCCGCCCGGTACGGCTGCTGTGGCGTGATCCCGACGGGCGGGTGCGGTCGTGGGTGCCTCAGCTGTTCGCCCGGTACGCCGACGGCACTGGCCTGTTCGCCGACTGTCCCTCCAGCCCGGCCGCCGGCGGGGACAGGGCGCAGCGGGCGCGGATGGTCCTGGAGGCGGCATGCGCGCGCGTGGGCTGGTCGTACCAGCGCCTCGAGCCACCTCCACCGGTGGTGGCGGCGAACCTGCGGTGGCTGGCCGGCTACCGCCAGCCCCGTTATCAGGGCCCGCCCCAGCTGAGGGCCGCGCTGGCTGACGCGTTCGCCGTGCCCCGGCCATTGGCCGACGGGGCGGCATCGGTGGGTGATCCACTGCAGGTACTGCCAGCCCTCTATCACGCGCTGTGGTCCGGGTGCCTTGCGACGCGGCTCGATGAGCCGCTGCATGAGCGGGCGCTGATTTGCGCTGAGGCAGAACGTGGTGAAGGCGTCGAAAGGCGGCTTAGCAGCGTCGGCGGCGATCCGGAGAGAGGTTGA
- a CDS encoding TIGR02391 family protein → MTQMNKEWAIEKLRAFLVTAKVTYVPDAPNTIGFWGYKFDRSKAEVQAAAQIVEQILDRVLPDWRSAEWEEAKRQPMWRHREAAHRAIALLEAEQELQENLGSGAPQLDASTLHSWVWGSVQGLWSSGHFREAVGAAARAVNAQAQAKLERRDASEAKLLSDAFSTNPPTPGHPRLRLCENDGGDTFKNRHDGAGNFARGVYAAIRNPIAHEEDEELEENEALEQLAAFSILARWVDSAAVVKAS, encoded by the coding sequence ATGACACAGATGAACAAAGAATGGGCGATCGAAAAGCTGAGGGCCTTCCTCGTTACCGCCAAGGTGACGTACGTGCCAGACGCCCCAAACACCATTGGTTTCTGGGGCTACAAGTTCGATCGCTCAAAGGCTGAAGTACAAGCTGCGGCCCAGATCGTGGAGCAGATCTTGGACCGTGTGCTCCCTGACTGGCGATCCGCAGAGTGGGAAGAGGCCAAGAGGCAACCGATGTGGCGCCATCGCGAGGCAGCGCACCGCGCGATCGCCCTCCTGGAAGCTGAGCAGGAGCTACAGGAGAACCTCGGCAGCGGCGCACCCCAGCTTGACGCATCCACACTGCACTCATGGGTCTGGGGCAGCGTGCAAGGCTTGTGGAGCAGCGGCCACTTCCGTGAAGCGGTCGGCGCTGCTGCCAGGGCGGTTAATGCCCAAGCCCAGGCGAAGCTCGAACGGCGGGACGCTTCCGAGGCCAAGCTCCTCTCCGACGCTTTCTCCACCAACCCACCCACTCCAGGGCACCCGCGCCTGCGCCTGTGCGAAAACGACGGAGGCGATACGTTCAAAAATCGCCACGACGGTGCCGGAAACTTTGCGCGGGGCGTCTACGCGGCCATCCGCAACCCCATCGCCCACGAAGAGGATGAGGAACTGGAAGAGAACGAGGCTCTGGAGCAGCTTGCCGCCTTCAGCATCTTGGCGAGATGGGTGGACAGCGCTGCAGTGGTGAAGGCCAGTTGA
- the tpg gene encoding telomere-protecting terminal protein Tpg, translating into MGQIEQGLEQALRTRPVPSSTEARLRFLLATHKGSTRKVAVVLGVSQRTVQRWVTKRPGARRPPGSLHVRAIEEAVLARWQPRVRARRRAQAEANGFVFHTRARFGFAAPAGSSDDPRVRWITQDLSGEVARELFAARDAGAGEQQQTVILARALGHAYFRDRGRRAHGLHVSFSDVEFADFSIG; encoded by the coding sequence ATGGGGCAGATCGAGCAGGGGCTGGAGCAGGCGTTGCGCACCCGGCCCGTTCCCTCGAGCACCGAGGCCCGTCTGCGGTTTCTGCTGGCGACGCACAAGGGTTCCACCCGGAAGGTGGCCGTCGTGCTGGGGGTGTCGCAGCGCACCGTGCAGCGGTGGGTGACGAAGAGGCCCGGAGCGCGACGTCCGCCGGGTTCGCTGCATGTCCGGGCGATCGAGGAAGCGGTCCTGGCGCGGTGGCAGCCCCGTGTACGGGCCCGTCGGCGTGCACAAGCCGAAGCTAACGGGTTCGTCTTCCACACCAGGGCGCGATTCGGGTTCGCCGCGCCAGCAGGGTCGTCGGACGATCCGCGGGTGCGGTGGATCACCCAGGACCTGTCAGGAGAGGTCGCCCGGGAGCTGTTCGCCGCCCGGGACGCCGGCGCAGGCGAGCAGCAGCAGACGGTGATCCTGGCCCGGGCGCTGGGACACGCCTACTTTCGCGATCGGGGCCGCCGGGCCCACGGTCTGCATGTCTCTTTCAGCGACGTCGAGTTCGCTGACTTCTCGATCGGCTGA